The Glycine max cultivar Williams 82 chromosome 17, Glycine_max_v4.0, whole genome shotgun sequence genome contains the following window.
AGAGAAAAAAAGATCACGCTTAGCCAGCAAGGGGGGAGGACCTGGCTATAGCAAAAACTTCTCCACCAGAGACAGTCTTTTTGGTTTGAAATGTAAGATACTTAAAAAATGAGTATATGATAATCCATTATCTTATTTGCCACTTTCTGGTTTATGTAATTCATGGtcacaaaaatatattgttCCAAGTTGATTTAACTCTTAGCGTCCTTTCATCAGCAGGAAAGGCTGCCCCTGGTTTTGGTATTGGAGCTCTTGAGGAGCTTGATGTGGAGGATGAGGATGTCTATGCCACTGGTTAGTAGTTCTACTCTTTCATGTTAGGAGTGAATAAGGTTTAACTTGGGACCTGTTTGGTAAGTGTGATTGGATGAGGCCTGACAGGCTAAAACCTAATAATTGTTTTATGGCCCTAATACTAAGAGGTATTTTGCGTGACATTATAATAAGTATAATATTCAATATTGTACAAGATACTACTATGTTTGGTGAAGCACTCTATAGCACTAGGTAggataaaaattattactttttacataaatatattaaaaagatagGAACAAacaataggataggataggaaGTGTCAAATACCTTGATGAAACAGTAATAACAGCATATTTCCTCTTTTAGTATAAACAGCAGAGATAATCAAAGACTGGAAACAGTGATGAAATAGAGCAGAGCTCCTTACAATGGTGATGAAAGCAATAGAGATAACTAAGAAACCCAGAACAACCTCCTGTGACTTTTGATTCACACAATTGATTGTATTGAGAATAGCTAGTGTTGGACGAGAATGAGAAGATAAGCTTGAACTGTGGGAAAAATTTGGGTAAGCTGTCAAGCTGTGCATGGTGGCAAATCTGTTGAAGATAAGCTTATTGGGGTGAAAGGGGAAGTTACAAAGGTGTTGGGAGCATGCTTATCATTCACCAAGCTAATTATTGAATCATGAGTCATAAATTTATCAAATCACAAGATTCAGAGACACAAAAGTTACCTAAAACAACATTAACCATAAGTTccataaaacaaaatcataagtCGTAAGTGAATCCTGCTATCAATTTATATAGAagctaataaataaaatgcCCATGGCATACAACCAAGGGAACTCATGAGTCATAATTCTTTGTGTTCCTACCAAATGGCAGTTCATCTTAAGTGCACTAAACCACATTGTTTGTGAACATTAAATGATAGTTACATTTGATGTGTAATCTATTGTCAAGAATGATACAATGTTCTCGTCAAGTAACAGGTTTGTTCCCTTTCTTTAACGTAAAGCCACATGATGTTGTTAAATGAAGCCTTTGTTTCAAAAGAATGAAAACAGAGCAATGTTAACCAAATAAGATGCATATAGAGTGAGCAAGTGACTATGTGAAGCCTCTGTATCAGAATTTAGAAGAATGTAAATGGAGTTATGGAACAACCACATAGGGTGCAAAGAGTGAGTGTTGAATCCCCTTAGAAGAATAAAAACAATGTAATGAAATAATCATAGGATGCATTTAGTAGTgatcatttagttttttttttttcatttaacagCTTGTTtgacttttcaatttctttGCTGATAATTAGTGAAATGAAAGCATAAAGGGGGGAAAATTGAATCATTGAGTTGCatgatttttattgatgataCTAAATCACATCGATTCATGCATGTGCTGCATGATTTCAAAGATATTTCCGATTCATCACATCATTCAAATTGTTGGCTTGCCAAATCATAACAAATAGtgtgattaaaaaaactatGTCTAGGGGGTATTCGGGTGTTTTTTGGGTTGAAATGGAGAACTTCTACATGAGCCTATGCATCaaaaataaactcaagcctaatcTCGATCTGAAGGCCTGAATAAGTTATTCATTAGTATAATGTATTATAAGAGGGGTTTAATGGATAAGAAGCTCATGCAATATAGTACTTGCACCGAACAACTAATAAAGTCATATTGTATTAACTTCTCATACCTGACTTTGCTTGTTTGGGCTCTTAGTGATGCTTTTGTCTGTAGAATACTAGAATTAGTGCTTCCTTCTGAGGACCCACTTTcagttttcatgtttttctcaTATAGATGTTTatatgctttaatttttttttaacaagagaACAATTTCTTTGAAGTAAGCTTGAGACTGTAAATGTTCTCctataaaaatgagaaaaataggCATAatgctttttctttgttttgttttttaaggtTATGAATTTGAAGATGCTTATGTTCAAGAAGTTGAAGAACCTTCAACGTTGAGATTAGAAAACCAGAGAACGAAAGAGCAGAAGGACCAGGGTGATCTGCGTGGTTTTAGAGTTGCATCCAATTCTGACTTTAAAATGGAAAGGTTACAGAAGCAGTTTATTGTCAAACTATTAAACTGatatggttttttatttttaaaattctatattATAACTTTTATTGTTTCACATGGTTTGTGTTAATAGTAATTCTAGGGCCTAGGGATCTAAtaccataataatattttaacagtTTTTGGGTTTTGAATTCTATATATGCttatctctttaattcctttgcctattttgtatttatatgaTTGCACATTAAACCATATTGTATAAACTGATTTTCAGATTCGAGGCTCCTCTGATTCCCAAGGATTTTGTGCCCCACCATGAATTTTCTGGACCTCTCAACATTAACCGCAAGAGCTGTGAAGTTACTCCACCAGATGTTCCTCCTCCTGGGGATGGGaatttaaaactattaattGAGGGGGTTGCAAATCTGGTAGCTAAATGTGGTAAATTATATGAGGATTTATCAAGAGAAAAGAATCAATCAAATccattgtttaattttctttctggAGGAACTGGCCATGAATATTATGCAAGGAAATTGTGGGAGGCACAACAGAAACACAAGACTAGTCGGCAATTGGATGGAAAAATGCCTCCCAGTGTGCAGAGGCTAACAGCTGAGAGTCGAGGCCAGATCCTAGGGGAAAAACCTCTAGAAAAAAGTTCCCAAGATCTATCCTCATCTGTTTCTTCTACAGATATTCATCTCCAATTTAATCTTACTGATACATTTACTGAGTCTGCATCACTTGTAAGTAGCATAATCTTTCTGCATTAAAGTCTTAATTAGATAATTAGAAATATTTCTGTATTGCTTCTAGTAGTTTGGTTGGCCAACCAGATTGTGCCTTCAACTCAGATAATTCCCTTGACACGATTCTTAGATTCCGTTCCGTGGAATCTTAATGATAAGGGTATAGCTGAACCTTTGATTGCCAGACTCTGGGCACAATGGTCAGTGCCCATACCATTAGGCTTGGGGTTATACTGGTTTCTGTACAAAtcctaaaagaatttaaaatgtgGTTTTATCCTCCCCCTTTTGTAGAGACCTCTGCCCAGACTGTAAATACCCAAAAAAAATTTGGATCTTTACTCATCTTTGTTTCCTTATATTTGAGCCAGAGTGAGTTAGTGAATGTGGAAAAGCCTTTCAAAGATGATCCTACAAAGCAAGAAAGATTTGAGCAGTTTCTTAAGGAGAAATATAAAGGGGGATTACGCTCTGCTAGTTCTAGTTTAGCTAGTGATATGTCAGAAGCTGCTCGTGCTCAAGAGAGACTAAGTTTTGAGGCTGCAGCTGAGGCAATAGAAAAGGGACGACAAGGCAGGGGAAGCAAGCCTTTAATTCCATCTTCCATGGATTTTATCCCAGGTGGTGTTATGCAGTTTACTTCTGGTGAAGTAAAGGTATGGCTAAGGCAATGTTCCTTTTGTTTCTTTCCCAATAGCTTTGGCTAATTTTATTTGGTGTGTCCTGTGCTAACAGCCAAAGAAAGACCTGCTAGCTGAAGatattttgaagaagaaaatgtaCCCTAAGAGGGAAGAGTTTCAATGGCGCCCTTCTCCTCTTCTGTGCAAACGCTTTGATCTTATTGATCCATATATGGGGAAGGTACTTCAAGTAGTCCGTTACATTTTGTAGTTATATTCTTATATTGATTTTGTAGTCCAaacatttttcactttttatcaGTATTTAAATTATGTTCCAAATTGTCAAAGAATGTTTCAAGCTTAGACATTGCTTTTTGCAGCCGCCACCTGCTCCACGGATTAGGAGTAAGATGGATACCTTGATTTTTACATCAGATTCAGTCAAAGGTACCAAAGTGGACGGGCCTGTTACTTCAAAGAAAGACATCTCATCTTTGCAACAACCTACTAATAAAGACATAACCAAAAGTATTACTGAAAATGAAACTGAAGAGGATGTGGAAGTCGAAAATATTGAAAGGCCAGTTGACCTATACAAGGTAACACCCAATTTCTAACCCTTTCAGAACCATTCTACTTATGATTATCTTTCATGCAAAACCATTTTGTCCTttacaaaacatattttatacatGTTTTTTATTGCCTATTTTGTCTGTGACCATAAaatcttgggggtagattttgATGACAATACAATTTGACTCATGTCCTAAGCATGTATCCTAGGCATAGAAATCTATTTAACGAATTCTTATGCTCATTGATTACATGCATATTTTATATGATGTTGCACATGGCAACTTATACCACATTCATGTATTGCAAGGCTATTTTCTCCgatgattcagatgatgaagggGAAGACCCTAGCAATAGGAGAGtagagaatcaagaaaagaaagCTGAAGTAGCTAATACAGCATTGAGCCGTTTGATTGCTGGTGATTTTCTTGAATCATTGGGCAAGGAACTAGGAATTGAGGTTCCTCCTGATATGCCTTACCCTACGCAAAAGTCCAGGAATGTTGCACATCAGAAAGACATTGTTAATGAAGATGCAAGAACCGACATCCTAAAGAGTGAAAACAACAGTGTGATGTCCTTAAATCATGATTTGCCATATGATCAGCAGCACATTGCTCATGATTGTGAACCATCAAAAGGTGACACCATTGATGGAAATATGCTTGAGAGCGGTAATAACAAAACCAAGGGAACCACCAGCCAAGACAATGACAGCAGttcagaagaagaaaggagCCAAAAACGATCTAATAGGGAAAAATATGATGAGTCTAGGAAAGATAAAACCCCTGTAACACGTGGCCGGGATTATAGCAGCAGTTCTTCATTAGAAGAGGAAAGGAGCCGAAAACGGTCCAGACATCAACGGCATAAGAGGCATGATGCAGGAAGTCATTCATCCAGTGATGATGACAGAAGAGATAGACACAGTTCAAGGTcaaaagggagaaggaaagGTTCTTCCCGAGAAAAAAGCAGGAGTGAAAAACACTCAAAACGTCACAAGCACAGAAAGCATGAATCTCCAAATAGATCCTCTCGTTATAGCAATGAGAAAGACAGTTCACATTCCAGAAAAGAGAAAAGGCGGAGGGAATGAGCGAGAGACTTGTTTCCTTTGTTTTCAAGAACATTTTGGAATTATGTTGGGGGATCGCTGTTGTATACTtgtattaaaagatgttactaAGTTTTGGGTTTGTGATACTGAGGTGCTCCCTATGGATTTCATTTGCTCCGATTGAAACTCAAGCCTCTTGCATAGGTTGCTTTCTTCACTGGTTTGAAGTAATGCtgcttaattcaatccccccaGCTTATCCTTTCTTGGCTGTAAAGAAATGGAATTGGTACCTGATTATCTAGACTAAATATTAGGGAGCCCTttgtgaaaaaaagaaaagaaaaactaattagGAAGTTGAGGTATAGTGCTCAGTCCCAAGGTTTACTGTGAtgcattttataactttttaatgttaaaaaaaaaaaaacatgttttcttttctctaaCTTTGtgttgcaggaatttaaaatgtctgaaatttgaattgtgccttgattttaattttttttattttttaaatattttatttggataaatcaattcaaatttcttaaatttcaatttttttttatttggataggataatttaattttttttcatatgcaaaatttcagctttatattttaaataaatgaaattccaatattaaactttatagtaaataaattctatttaattttgaaatatttaataatttttttttcaaaatatttaataattcaaaaatataaatattgataagtttgacaagattttttttcaatcaatcacAATCAGTGATGTTTTTAGCCTTATATCAATTAGAGTTATTTTTCAACTAACATCAACTagagttattttttagttaacattGACTAATTTATTTTGGCTCACCTTGATTAAGATATTTTTGTCAACAATGATTAGGAATTTTTGGTTAACATtgattagagttttttttttattcatgtcgattatgatttttttgattgacattggataagatttttttgtcaacattGGTTAGAGTTATTTTTAGCCAACATTGATTAGGATTTTTGATTGATGCTaactaaggtttttttttttttttatatttttcagtcgACATCATGTAGTGTTTTTTTGGTCGATGTCGGTTAGGATTTTGTTGGTCaatgttaactaatttttttttttttttgctaacatTGACTAAGGTTTTTTATGGTGATATTGATTAGGTTTTTTTAACTAACATTGACCAGAACTATTTTTTAACTGATGTcggctaagattttttttttttgactcaCCTCAGACATAACTATGTTTTTTACATGTTTGCCATCTCCAATTTAGTagctcatcaattttttttacacgttttaaatgagttttattattatacatagtttatttatataatctATAATTTAGGTATCTCTTTCTCCGATTCAACTACTTCAAAAATTAAATGGTCTCATAGTTAACCTcacatttctatatttttattatataaaccttttttttGGTACTTTTTGGTTCCACAAATGATCACAAGGTAACTTATATAACTATATGTATCATGTGCTTAATAAGACCCCCCTTTGTCTCGCTCCAACAGTTGGATCATACGAGGATAAGGTGCTTAATAGGAAGCAACCGTTTAAGCTTCGGTGATGCAGATACACTTATGACAccgacactttttttttttttttgaagccaTGCATAAATTTCATTTATGAAAATTACGTTCTGAACTTTTAGAAAATGTTGAAAGCTTTGTGGGGAACGTGAAAAGAAAACTGGGCATATATTGTTATCAAGTAGTATAACGTAATTTTCAAAACTATGTATAATTCCGTGCTCCATGAATATCATGAAATGACGCCGCCGACAAACATTGGAATATATCATCTAAATATCTTCTTATATATTGTCATAAGAAACGTTAGTTGATctcctaaaaaaaaaaccttagttCTAGAATACTTTTGTACagtgttttaaataaaaatatgggagataaaaagaaaagtaatgaaaagagataatatataatattataaaactatcatggcaaaatattgtataaaaacCATCTCTGTTTCTTAggacatgcaatcaatagtgGGTAAAATTAATCTGTTTCTGTAGAGCGAAAtacaattttggtttttttaggaaCACAGTTTATGAGTTTAAAGTCTCGAAATTCACGAATATTTGTGCTTTGcactttaattaataaacacGGTTAATCACTGATAAAAAAACACAGTTAATCTTCAGTTgttatacttttctttttaaattatttttaaattttagttagaATGCATTGCTAATATACATCTTTTAATCACGTATTATGTCCTatcacaattttattaatttttataataatcaccttaaaaattatacttaaaataatttttaattaatcgaCAAATAATAATCATTGCATTGACCATatatgaaattcaatttgaatttttataaataacacgATTAATCTTCGTAATCATATATAGTATGTGCAAATCGTTCAATAACTGCGGCGTTGACGTTAAaggtagagataaaaaaaaaaaacaaaaggacagATCTAAtcgattggatttgattttttaaatgaatctcAAAATACGTAAAAGTAAAACAATTGAAATTATTAACGCATTCTCTAAAGTCTCACCTACAAACATGATTGCCAACTTGCCATCATGTAAGTTATTGATTTTGTTCATTTCAACTGTCCAAACTAGTTTTTCTTTAAGAGAGGATATAGTCTAATAGTATAAAGGAATCTTATAATgctatttaatcataaattattgcatatgaaaattttcttgatatttataataattattttaaaatttatatatataatattaatattttttattgattgactGTAGGAATTAAACTCTTTTTAAAGATAGTTATTGCtaagaagaaataattaaaaaaatttgattttaaaattaaaaaattatattcaattgtgaatagtaaaaaatttaattttaaataattattaagttgTTATATTCAATTATCATAATGCAATTTTTTGCATGAGttacataattttattactCAGTCATTAATCGTAAACCATgctcctaaaaaaaaaatcgtaaaCCATGCATGCATTGTGATATATCCAAAGCATGTTTAGGATTATAGTATTTTTTGAACTTCTTATTGAATATAACGGTGatctaatgtaaaataattttatattataatttaatataattttttgtaaaagttaacaaatttatgaGATATGATGATTTATGATttgatgacaatataaaattattttatagtgcataatttttttttctctcttagtTATCAATCATCTTAAtcatttttacttattattggGTTCTTTTGTGATCTTTTTTACATAAAGTTATAAATAACTAATTgggtatttttatgtttttgaaagtcaCATGGAAAGGAAGTTAATGAAATGGTATAAAGAAGGGAAAATTTCCTAAACCTTTTAAAGCTTCAATGTTAGGCATTCGCATTCGGTTACTCTTcaaaaaggaataaaatgatAGGCATTAGGTCATGATCAGTGCACGGATCCATTTTGAGGGTTAGTTACTAATATTCAGCCTTAAAGTGTTGGAGTTTGGCGGCATTGAGCGTTGAACTAAATCCACATTTAATCTAATTTATAATAGGGTGACAATAGTAAGGATCTCATTTTcgaaattatttattgtaatttataaatataaaatagatttttttataatattttcatttattgatGTCTCACTCAAATATTTATATGGTACATAACTATATTTTAACTCttttaataagaataaaagaagTTATTTATCACAGTAATTtgtgtaaataataattttattgataaataactACATCACTTTTGCTTTTATAAAAAACTACATTACTTAACATATGGATTactaatataatataacaattatgtgacaaaatatttttggtttaaGACACTTCTTAATGGTTCTAGGACGTTATAACTTTTTTGACAATGCAAAATTACTAGAAAGAaagctttgaaatttaaaaaaaagtgtaagagataaaaataaaaaaatcaataaactccGAAAATATACAAATCATCAACCCACAAAATCATCATCCAAAACACAAAATCAACAAGAATAAGCAAAATCACAAACCAATTAACACATCAACCAAAACCCAAGCAACAATACACCACCATGTTTACCTTGCATCCCGGACCATCTTGTTTTCTACTATCTCTCTTCCCTTTTTTTGCAAAACTATTTTCTTCCCTCCTCCGttgtttgctttcttctctAAGGAACCCATCATTGTGGTCAAGCCATTGCCATCTCTAgtgaacaagaaaaatctttctCT
Protein-coding sequences here:
- the LOC100500422 gene encoding uncharacterized protein LOC100500422; translated protein: MESDEDDFVFYGTPIEREDDSISRKKKAIAESSGQLRALPAWKQEVRDEEGRRRFHGAFTGGYSAGYYNTVGSKEGWAPQSFKSSRKSRAEFKEQNILNFLDEDEKTELEGCFLGTTSQFDTFGFTAAEIARKQAEKEQKQRPSIIPGPAPDEIVVPATESVGVKLLMKMGWSRGRSIKDSHSEALYDARRQARRAFLAFSSDDPKLKITGSEPIEGDVEIFPEEPVNGDAQFSKSTPVYVLNPKQDLHGLGFDPYKHAPEFREKKRSRLASKGGGPGYSKNFSTRDSLFGLKSGKAAPGFGIGALEELDVEDEDVYATGYEFEDAYVQEVEEPSTLRLENQRTKEQKDQGDLRGFRVASNSDFKMERFEAPLIPKDFVPHHEFSGPLNINRKSCEVTPPDVPPPGDGNLKLLIEGVANLVAKCGKLYEDLSREKNQSNPLFNFLSGGTGHEYYARKLWEAQQKHKTSRQLDGKMPPSVQRLTAESRGQILGEKPLEKSSQDLSSSVSSTDIHLQFNLTDTFTESASLSELVNVEKPFKDDPTKQERFEQFLKEKYKGGLRSASSSLASDMSEAARAQERLSFEAAAEAIEKGRQGRGSKPLIPSSMDFIPGGVMQFTSGEVKPKKDLLAEDILKKKMYPKREEFQWRPSPLLCKRFDLIDPYMGKPPPAPRIRSKMDTLIFTSDSVKGTKVDGPVTSKKDISSLQQPTNKDITKSITENETEEDVEVENIERPVDLYKAIFSDDSDDEGEDPSNRRVENQEKKAEVANTALSRLIAGDFLESLGKELGIEVPPDMPYPTQKSRNVAHQKDIVNEDARTDILKSENNSVMSLNHDLPYDQQHIAHDCEPSKGDTIDGNMLESGNNKTKGTTSQDNDSSSEEERSQKRSNREKYDESRKDKTPVTRGRDYSSSSSLEEERSRKRSRHQRHKRHDAGSHSSSDDDRRDRHSSRSKGRRKGSSREKSRSEKHSKRHKHRKHESPNRSSRYSNEKDSSHSRKEKRRRE